Genomic segment of Xanthobacter dioxanivorans:
GGCTTCGCGTTCACGCTCCTGCTCGACGAGGCCGAACGCTGGCTGCTTCCCTGGCGCCCCGCCTGACGCGGTCCGCCGTTTCACCTGATCACAATTGGCAATGCGGAAGGCGGATCGAAATGGGCTGTATGGATCTGCGCCAGTGGATTGAGCTGCTCGAGCGCGAGGGCGAGGTGCGCCGCATCACCGCCCAGGTGGACTGGGACCGGGAGATCGGCACCATCTCGCGCAAGGTCCTTGAGCGCGAGGGGCCGGCGCTGCTGTTCGAGAACATCAAGGACTACGGCAACGCCCGCGGCCGCAAGGTGTTCTCCGGCGGCATCGGCACGCGCAAGCGGCTGGCGCTCGCCCTCGGCTTCCCGAAGGACGCGACCAATGCCGAGATCGTCCAGTACGTGATGAAGAAGAACCAGGAGCAGATCCCCCCGGTTCTGGTCCCCACCGGGCCGGTGAAGGAGAACATCGTGCTCGGCGACGCGGTCGACCTGCTCGAATTCCCGGTGCCGAAATGGCACTATCTGGAAGGTGGCCGCTACATCAACACCTATGCCTGCATCGTCACGCGCGATCCTGACACCCGCGTCCAGAACGTGGGCATCTATCGCGGCATGGTGGGCAAGAAGAATTCCATTCCCACCCTGCTCATCAAGGGCGGCCAGCACTGGGGCCAGCACTTCGCGAAATATGCCGACCGCGGCGAGAAGATGCCGGTGGCCTGCGTCATCGGCTGGGACCCGATCATGGGCTTTCTCGCCGGCAGCCCCCTGCCCGCCGGGGTCTGCGAGTTCGACGTGCTCGGCGCCTATCGCGACGCGGCGGTGCCGGTGGTGAAGTGCGAGACCGTGGACCTGGAGGTCCCGGCCAGCGCCGAGATGGTCATCGAGGGCTTCATCGATCCCGATCCGGCGAGCTACGAGACCGAGGGGCCGTTCGCGGAGTTCACCGGCTACGTCTCGGACCTGCCGACGCCCCGCCCCACCATCGCCGTCACCTGCGTGACCCACCGCGACGATCCCATCCTGCGCGGCACGCAAGAGGGCAACATGCCGGGCTCCTACAGCGAGAATGCGGTGATCTCCTCCGCCCAGCGCGCCGGCATCGCCTGGAACATCCTGCGTTCCAACGGCGTGCCCGGGGTGCTTGACGTCTATGCCGATCCGGTCACCTGCGGCATCAACATCTACATCAAGATCAAGAAGCAGTTCCAGGGCCACGCCAAGCAGGTCGCCAACGCCCTGTGGGGCAACAGCGCCGGACAGGGCCGCTACAAGCATGTCTTCGTGTTCGAGCACGACATCGACGTGACCAATTACCAGCAGATGGACTGGGCCATCGCCTACCGCGTGAATGCGGGCCACGGCGGCATCACCATCTTTCCCGAAACCTTCGGCCACGCGCTCGATCCGAGCACGCCGCTGGAGGAGCGCAACGTGGAGCAGCTCGGCTCCGGCACCTGGAACCGCGTGCTGGTGGACGCCACGCGCAGCTGGAAGTTCCAGCGGCGGCCGGAATGGAACAACGAGCGCTTCCCGCCCACGGTGGAACCATCCGCCGCCGACGAGCAGCTTGTGATCGACCGCTGGGCCGAGTACGGCCTCGACTGACCGCGCGTCGCGGCCCGCGCCGGAGGAGTCCATGGGCGAGGATGCCTTGCCGATATCGCCGGAGCCCGGCCCGGGCCTCGCCGACGCCCTGTGGGCCTTCGCGCTGGCGGTCTATGCCGGGCCGGGCGCAAGCGAGGCCTGCCTCGCGCTGCAGGACCGCGCCCGCGCCAACATCCCGCTGCTGCTCTTCGTGCTCTGGCTCGGCGCGGAACGCGGCGTGCTGTTGTCGGCGCAGGAGATGGAGCGCGCCTCCGATCTCGTCGGCGACTGGCACGGCGAGGTCGTCGGCGCCCTGCGCACGGTGCGCCGCCGCCTGAAGGCCGGGCCGTATCCGGCGCCCACCGCCGCGACCGAGGCCCTGCGCGAGACGGTCAAGGCGATTGAGCTTTCCGCCGAGCGGATCGAGCTGGACACCCTCGCCCGGCTGGCCGCCGACGGGCGATGGACGGCGACGACCGCGCCCTCGGCGGAGGCGGCGGAGCACAATCTCCAGGTGATGCTGCGTGCGATGCCCGCCGCGGCAACGGCGGGCCAGCCCTGGGCCGCCGAGGCCATGGCGCGCCTCATCGCGGCCGTGCGTGGTCGAACGTGAGCACGAGCATGCGGCCGCGCCGCGCGCCCGGCGATGCGGGAAGGAGGACAGTTTGGCTGGCAAACGCAGGCTGATCGTCGCGCTCACCGGCGCGTCCGGCATCGTCTACGGCGTCAAGGCGCTCCAGCTGCTGCGGGCGGTGGACGACGTGGAGACCCATGTCATCATCTCGCCGGCGGCGGCGCGCACGGCGCTGGCGGAGCTGGACATGGACCTCGGCGCCATCCGCGCCCTCGCCGACCGGCACTACAGTCACCGCGACATCGGCGCGTCCATCTCCTCCGGATCCTACGCCACCATCGGCATGCTGGTGGCCCCCTGCTCGGTGAAGACGCTGAGCGGCATCGCCAATTGCTACAACACCGATCTCGTGGTCCGCGCCGCCGATGTCTGCCTCAAGGAGCGGCGCCGGGTGGTGCTGCTGTTCCGCGAGACGCCGCTGCACGCCGGCCATATCGATCTCATGGCCAAGGCGGACCGCAACGGCGCCATCGTCATGCCGCCGGTCCCGGCTTTCTATTCCCGGCCGGCCTCCCTCGACGACATGGTCACGCAGACGGTGGGCCGCAGCCTCGACCTGTTCGGCATCCACCTGCCGGTGGTCAAGCGATGGACGGAAGAGGTCGGGGACGCATCCGACACCGCCGGAACCGACGATGGCGGAGCGCCGGACGGCGATTGTCCCGACCCGTAGGCGCGGATGCCAATCGCTCTTCACTTCGCTCGAAAATGCTCTAGTTCCGGTCGTCCGGCAGCACCGGCAGGGGGAACACATCCACCTCGTCCTCGTGCAGGGCCTTGACCTCGTCCCTTGTGGCCTCGCCATAGATGGAGCGGTGCTCGATCTCGCCGTCGTGCATCTTGCGGGCAAGGTCGGCGAAGTCGTCGCCCACATAGTCGGAGGTCTTCACGATGTGCTCGCGCAATTGGCGCAGCAGGGCGCGCAGCTCGCCGTCCGGGCGCGTCATCATGGGCACCTGAGGGTCGGCGGGCGCATCCGCCGGAGGGGCATCGGTGGCCGGGGCCGGTGTGTCGGGGCGGTCGGTGCGGGCGACGGAGGGCGCCATCATCGCCTTCTCCACCTGCACCGAGCCGCAGCTGGGGCAGGCGACGAGGCCGCGCGCCTGCTGGGCATCGAAGCTGCCGGAGGACGGGAACCAGCTCTCGAACTGGTGCCCGGCGGCGCAATTGAGGGTGTAGCGGATCATGAGGACGCCCTGACCACGCTCAGGTGGCCGATCTGCCCCGGCTCCGCCACCTCGAACCGGCGCCCGTTGGACAGGGAAGGGATGCGCGCGCGGGCGGAGGCCACCTCCTTGAGGTCGATCTCCGCCAGGATGACGCCCGGGTCGGTGCCGCCCTCGGCGATCACCCGGCCCCAGGGGTCCACCACCAGCGAGTGGCCGTAGGTGTCCCGGCCGTTCTCGTGCCGGCCGCCCTGGGCGGCGGCGAGGACATAGGCGCCGTTCTCGATCGCCCGCGCCCGCAGCAATACGTGCCAGTGGGCCTCCCCGGTCGGCCGGGTGAAGGCCGCCGGCACCGTGAGCACCTGGGCGCCACCCTCCGCCAAAGCGCGGTAGAGGGAGGGAAAGCGCAGGTCGTAGCAGATGGTGAGGCCGAAGCGGATGCCGTCCACGTCGGTCAGCACCGCGCGCTCGCCGGGCCGGTAGGCGGTGGATTCGCGGTAGCTCTCGCCATTGCCGAGGTCCACGTCGAACATGTGGATCTTGTCGTACCTGCCGACGACCTCGCCATCCGGCGCGATCACGAAGGCGCGGTTCACCGCCCGGTTGTCCGACACCTTCAGGGCCAGAGATCCGATGTGCAGGTAGATGCCGAGCTCGCGCGCCAGCTGCCGCAGCGCCGCCAGCGTCGGGTCCGCCTCCTCCGCCACCAGCTTGCCGAACAGCACCTGCCGGTCGAGCTCCATGAGGTTGGTCACCTCCGGCGTCTGCACGTAGCGCGCGCCGTCCCGGGCCGCCTCCCGCACCAAAGCGGCGACGGCATCGAGATTGGCGGCCGGATCGCGCCCGCTGCGCAACTGCACGAGCGCGATGCGGAGGATCCCGGATGTGTGGGAAGCGGTCATTCGGCGCGCTCTTTCCTCGATGCTGACCCGTCCCGGCCCGTGGCACGCCCCGCCCGGGGCGTTTCCCCGGACAGATGGGAAGTCTTCTTCAGTTTTGCACGGGTTCGCGCACCGCGGAACGAAAAGCTCAGGCGGCCAGGGCGTCGAGGCGGCCGGCCTCTTCCAGGGCGTAGAGGTCATCGCTGCCACCCACGTGGGTGTCGCCGATGAAGATCTGTGGAACGGAGGTGCGCCCGCCGGCGCGGCGGGTCATCTCCAGCTGGCCCTCCTTGTCGGTGGTCACGTCGATCTCGGTGAAGGTCCAGCCTTTGCGCCGCAGCAATGCCTTGGCGGAATGGCAATAGGGGCACCAGCTCTTGGTATAGATCTCGATGGGCTTCATGATGTCACTAGGGAGTGAGCCTGAGACGGTGGGGCACCGTCACGAAAGTGACGTATCATAAGGCCTCAGGCGAAATCGACAACCCGCGCAAAGGTCAGGGCGTCCACGCCCGAGACGCCGGCCCGCCGCAGCGCGCGGGCGCAGGCGTCCAGCGTGGCCCCCGTCGTGTAGACGTCATCCACCAGCAGCACCCGCCGTCCGGCCAGCACCGATGCTGCATTGCCGCAAAGCGCGAAGGCCCCCGCCACGTTGGCGCGCCGCTCGCTCCGGCCCAGGCGGGTCTGCGAGGATGTGACGCGCCTGCGCTTCAGAAGATCGGCGCGATGCGGCACGCCGCGCGCGGCCGCCACGTGCCGTCCGAGCAGGGCCGCCTGGTTGAAGCGACGCCGCCACAGCCGCAGCGGATGCAGCGGCACCGGCACCACGAGGTCGGCCCCGGCGATCACGTCCGCCCCCGCCTGCACCATCAGCCGGGCCATGGGCACGGCAAGGTCGAGGCGGTCGGCATATTTCAGCTTGTGCACCAGGTCCTGCGCCACGCCCTCGAAGGTGACGGCGGCGCGGGCGCGATCGAAGGCCGGCGGATCGGCGAGCGCCTCCGGCGAGATCCGCGGACCCACGGGTTCATGGACGAAGGGCGCGCCGGTGCGCTCGCAATAGGGCCTGGAAATGAACGACAGGCGACTCCAGCAGGCGCCGCACAGCCCGCCCGCCACGGCGGTGATGGCGCCGCACCCGATGCAGGTGGGCGGCAAGGCGAGGCCGAGCAGCCCGGAGCCGAACGCCCGGAACGCCCCGCCTGCCTGCGCCAGCCGAAACGAGAAGCCCGCCATCTCCATACCCCCGCCGGCGCATGATCGTCGGCGCGGCGGGCAGGTGTAAAGACCGCGCGATCACCCGAGGCCCGAATGCCGCCGAGGCCCCTTCAGCGCGGCCGCCAGCCGCGCAGGAGCAGGGCATTGGTGATGACGCTCACCGACGAGAGCGCCATGGCCGCCGCCGCCACCATGGGCGAGAGCAAAAGGCCGAGGCTCGGATAGAGCACGCCCGCCGCGATGGGCACGCCGGCCGCGTTGTAGGCGAAGGCGAACAGCAGGTTGCGGCGGATGTTGGCCATGGTCGCCCGCGACAGGGCCCGCGCATGGGCGATGCCGGCGAGGTCGCCCTTGAGCAGGGTGATGCCGGCGCTCTCCATGGCGATGTCGGTGCCGGTGCCCATGGCGATGCCCACGTCCGCCACCGCGAGGGCGGGCGCGTCGTTCACGCCGTCGCCGGCCATGGCCACCACATGGCCTTCCCGGCGCAGGCGCTGCACCACGTCGGCCTTGTGGGCGGGAAGCAC
This window contains:
- a CDS encoding DUF1178 family protein, which gives rise to MIRYTLNCAAGHQFESWFPSSGSFDAQQARGLVACPSCGSVQVEKAMMAPSVARTDRPDTPAPATDAPPADAPADPQVPMMTRPDGELRALLRQLREHIVKTSDYVGDDFADLARKMHDGEIEHRSIYGEATRDEVKALHEDEVDVFPLPVLPDDRN
- a CDS encoding TIGR02444 family protein, whose translation is MGEDALPISPEPGPGLADALWAFALAVYAGPGASEACLALQDRARANIPLLLFVLWLGAERGVLLSAQEMERASDLVGDWHGEVVGALRTVRRRLKAGPYPAPTAATEALRETVKAIELSAERIELDTLARLAADGRWTATTAPSAEAAEHNLQVMLRAMPAAATAGQPWAAEAMARLIAAVRGRT
- a CDS encoding ComF family protein, giving the protein MAGFSFRLAQAGGAFRAFGSGLLGLALPPTCIGCGAITAVAGGLCGACWSRLSFISRPYCERTGAPFVHEPVGPRISPEALADPPAFDRARAAVTFEGVAQDLVHKLKYADRLDLAVPMARLMVQAGADVIAGADLVVPVPLHPLRLWRRRFNQAALLGRHVAAARGVPHRADLLKRRRVTSSQTRLGRSERRANVAGAFALCGNAASVLAGRRVLLVDDVYTTGATLDACARALRRAGVSGVDALTFARVVDFA
- a CDS encoding carbon-nitrogen hydrolase family protein, producing the protein MTASHTSGILRIALVQLRSGRDPAANLDAVAALVREAARDGARYVQTPEVTNLMELDRQVLFGKLVAEEADPTLAALRQLARELGIYLHIGSLALKVSDNRAVNRAFVIAPDGEVVGRYDKIHMFDVDLGNGESYRESTAYRPGERAVLTDVDGIRFGLTICYDLRFPSLYRALAEGGAQVLTVPAAFTRPTGEAHWHVLLRARAIENGAYVLAAAQGGRHENGRDTYGHSLVVDPWGRVIAEGGTDPGVILAEIDLKEVASARARIPSLSNGRRFEVAEPGQIGHLSVVRASS
- a CDS encoding UbiX family flavin prenyltransferase, whose translation is MAGKRRLIVALTGASGIVYGVKALQLLRAVDDVETHVIISPAAARTALAELDMDLGAIRALADRHYSHRDIGASISSGSYATIGMLVAPCSVKTLSGIANCYNTDLVVRAADVCLKERRRVVLLFRETPLHAGHIDLMAKADRNGAIVMPPVPAFYSRPASLDDMVTQTVGRSLDLFGIHLPVVKRWTEEVGDASDTAGTDDGGAPDGDCPDP
- a CDS encoding UbiD family decarboxylase, yielding MGCMDLRQWIELLEREGEVRRITAQVDWDREIGTISRKVLEREGPALLFENIKDYGNARGRKVFSGGIGTRKRLALALGFPKDATNAEIVQYVMKKNQEQIPPVLVPTGPVKENIVLGDAVDLLEFPVPKWHYLEGGRYINTYACIVTRDPDTRVQNVGIYRGMVGKKNSIPTLLIKGGQHWGQHFAKYADRGEKMPVACVIGWDPIMGFLAGSPLPAGVCEFDVLGAYRDAAVPVVKCETVDLEVPASAEMVIEGFIDPDPASYETEGPFAEFTGYVSDLPTPRPTIAVTCVTHRDDPILRGTQEGNMPGSYSENAVISSAQRAGIAWNILRSNGVPGVLDVYADPVTCGINIYIKIKKQFQGHAKQVANALWGNSAGQGRYKHVFVFEHDIDVTNYQQMDWAIAYRVNAGHGGITIFPETFGHALDPSTPLEERNVEQLGSGTWNRVLVDATRSWKFQRRPEWNNERFPPTVEPSAADEQLVIDRWAEYGLD
- the grxC gene encoding glutaredoxin 3; protein product: MKPIEIYTKSWCPYCHSAKALLRRKGWTFTEIDVTTDKEGQLEMTRRAGGRTSVPQIFIGDTHVGGSDDLYALEEAGRLDALAA